One genomic region from Microcella humidisoli encodes:
- the rplU gene encoding 50S ribosomal protein L21 produces the protein MVYAVVRAGGRQEKVEVGTVVVLDRIKASEDGTIQLTPVLHVDGDTVTTDAKKLAKITVTAEVLGDLRGPKIVIQKFKNKTGYKKRQGFRADLTRVKITGIK, from the coding sequence GTGGTCTACGCAGTTGTGCGCGCCGGTGGGCGGCAGGAGAAGGTGGAGGTCGGCACGGTTGTCGTTCTCGACCGCATCAAGGCGAGCGAGGATGGCACCATCCAGCTGACCCCGGTTCTGCACGTCGACGGTGACACGGTCACCACCGACGCGAAGAAGCTCGCGAAGATCACCGTGACGGCCGAGGTGCTGGGCGACCTGCGCGGCCCCAAGATCGTCATCCAGAAGTTCAAGAACAAGACCGGGTACAAGAAGCGCCAGGGTTTCCGCGCCGACCTGACCCGCGTCAAGATCACCGGCATCAAGTAA
- the proB gene encoding glutamate 5-kinase, whose translation MTEQQRAAVTAAKRIVVKVGSSSISGPNVGQIGPLVDALAAAHARGVEVVLVSSGAIATGIPYLKLDARPTDLATQQAAAAVGQNVLIFRYQESLDRYGIVAGQVLLTAGDLENATPRSNAQRAMERLLGLRILVIVNENDTVATQEIRFGDNDRLAALVSELVHADLLVLLSDVDALYTRPPHEPGAERIERVAHDDDLASVELGDIGAAGVGTGGAGTKIAAAKLAVGQGIPVVLTSTDRVAQALAGDVVGTWFEAAPVD comes from the coding sequence ATGACTGAGCAGCAGCGCGCCGCCGTCACGGCGGCGAAGCGCATCGTGGTGAAGGTGGGGTCGTCGTCGATCAGCGGCCCCAACGTCGGGCAGATCGGCCCGCTCGTCGACGCGCTCGCAGCCGCCCACGCCCGCGGTGTGGAGGTCGTGCTCGTGTCGTCGGGGGCCATCGCCACGGGCATCCCGTACCTCAAGCTCGACGCGCGCCCGACCGACCTCGCCACGCAGCAGGCGGCGGCCGCCGTCGGCCAGAACGTGCTCATCTTCCGGTATCAAGAGAGCCTCGACCGCTACGGCATCGTCGCCGGGCAGGTGCTGCTGACCGCGGGCGACCTCGAGAACGCCACGCCCCGCAGCAACGCGCAGCGCGCCATGGAGCGCCTGCTCGGCCTGCGCATCCTCGTCATCGTCAACGAGAACGACACGGTGGCGACGCAGGAGATCCGGTTCGGCGACAACGACCGCCTCGCGGCGCTCGTGAGCGAGCTCGTGCACGCCGACCTGCTCGTGCTGCTGAGCGACGTCGACGCGCTCTACACGCGCCCGCCCCACGAGCCGGGCGCCGAGCGCATCGAACGCGTCGCTCACGACGACGACCTCGCGAGCGTCGAGCTCGGCGACATCGGCGCGGCCGGGGTCGGCACCGGGGGAGCGGGCACCAAGATCGCCGCCGCGAAGCTCGCCGTCGGCCAGGGGATTCCCGTCGTGCTCACGTCGACCGACCGCGTCGCACAGGCCCTCGCGGGCGACGTCGTCGGAACCTGGTTCGAGGCAGCCCCGGTAGACTGA
- the rpmA gene encoding 50S ribosomal protein L27, with the protein MAHKKGASSTRNGRDSNPQYLGVKRFGGQVVKAGEILVRQRGTHFHPGANVGRGGDDTLFALEAGAVQFGQKGGRKVVNVVSV; encoded by the coding sequence ATGGCACACAAAAAGGGCGCATCGTCCACCCGCAACGGTCGCGACTCCAACCCCCAGTACCTGGGTGTGAAGCGCTTCGGCGGCCAGGTCGTCAAGGCCGGCGAGATCCTCGTCCGCCAGCGCGGCACCCACTTCCACCCCGGCGCCAACGTCGGCCGTGGCGGTGACGACACCCTCTTCGCGCTCGAGGCGGGTGCGGTGCAGTTCGGCCAGAAGGGCGGCCGCAAGGTCGTCAACGTCGTGAGCGTCTAG
- a CDS encoding TIGR03943 family putative permease subunit: protein MPDQQRATLWRHVQRWRGVVIIGVMGAITLWLAAVGQLVLYIHPRYILFTVIMSAIAVAAAVLALASPRQHDDEAVAPPSRRSRAVSLAAAGLAVAFTVGMVLIPPATLSTATAEQREINATASDDAETLAAASVADAETVAAFTVREWSTVLRQTSDLAFFDDKPVTALLGFVTADADDPENTFYVSRFAVTCCAVDAQPLGVPVHLPGWAEQYPPDTWVQVSGAFESNPSRTGTQPVVLVPTVVEVVDQPSEPYLF, encoded by the coding sequence TTGCCTGATCAGCAGCGCGCCACCCTGTGGCGCCACGTGCAGCGCTGGCGCGGCGTCGTCATCATCGGCGTCATGGGCGCCATCACGCTCTGGCTCGCGGCCGTGGGGCAGCTCGTGCTCTACATCCACCCGCGCTACATCCTGTTCACCGTCATCATGTCGGCGATCGCCGTCGCGGCCGCCGTGCTCGCCCTCGCCTCGCCGCGGCAGCACGACGACGAGGCCGTGGCGCCGCCGAGCCGACGGTCGCGCGCCGTGAGCCTCGCGGCCGCGGGCCTCGCCGTGGCGTTCACGGTCGGCATGGTGCTCATCCCGCCCGCGACGCTCAGCACGGCCACGGCCGAGCAGCGCGAGATCAATGCCACCGCGAGCGACGACGCCGAGACCCTGGCGGCCGCCTCGGTCGCCGACGCCGAGACCGTCGCCGCGTTCACCGTGCGCGAGTGGTCGACGGTGCTGCGCCAGACGAGCGACCTCGCGTTCTTCGACGACAAGCCCGTGACGGCCCTCCTGGGCTTCGTCACCGCTGACGCCGACGACCCCGAGAACACGTTCTACGTCTCGCGCTTCGCCGTCACGTGCTGCGCCGTCGACGCGCAGCCGCTCGGCGTTCCCGTGCACCTGCCGGGCTGGGCCGAGCAGTACCCGCCCGACACGTGGGTGCAGGTCTCGGGCGCGTTCGAGAGCAACCCCTCGCGCACGGGCACGCAGCCGGTCGTGCTCGTGCCCACCGTCGTCGAGGTGGTGGATCAGCCGAGTGAGCCCTACCTCTTCTGA
- a CDS encoding DUF4031 domain-containing protein, whose translation MAVLIDEPIWPAHGRLWGHLVSDTSLDELHAFAAAAGIPDRGFDHDHYDYPDERREALIAQGAVPVTGKELVARLTAAGLRVSQREKRGL comes from the coding sequence ATGGCCGTGCTGATCGATGAGCCCATCTGGCCGGCCCACGGCCGCCTCTGGGGGCACCTCGTGAGCGATACCTCGCTCGACGAGCTGCACGCCTTCGCGGCGGCCGCGGGAATCCCCGACCGGGGCTTCGATCACGACCACTACGACTACCCCGACGAGCGTCGCGAAGCCCTCATCGCGCAGGGCGCCGTGCCCGTGACGGGCAAAGAGCTCGTCGCCCGCCTCACCGCCGCGGGGCTGCGGGTGAGCCAGCGCGAGAAGCGCGGGCTCTAG
- a CDS encoding permease, translated as MTQTTAEQHAGHDHGSAPVRRRARGVHVAWAVGATVVLVALVAVRAVTAETGPWGIPNPVQDLLTLSTSVIIESLPFIMLGIVLSVLVQVWIPESWLLRILPRNPWGRRAVISLFGMFLPVCECGNVPLARGLVRRGFTVPESMTFLIAAPILNPVTIITTHQAFGFDDGILIARLLGGFAIANILGWLFSKHPQPMSLLSGRFAEECRLDDGHGHDRTRREQSLDLFVRESSILMPALVIGSLIAGAIQVIVPRDVLVALGSDPLYSVLAMMVLAFIISVCSNVDAFFILPFASTFLPGSIVTFLVFGPIVDIKMLALMRTTYSTRTLVQLTTIVALLSLALGLVVNYLA; from the coding sequence GTGACGCAGACCACCGCCGAGCAGCACGCCGGCCACGACCACGGCTCGGCGCCCGTGCGGCGCCGAGCTCGCGGCGTGCACGTCGCGTGGGCCGTCGGGGCGACCGTGGTGCTCGTCGCGCTCGTGGCCGTGCGTGCCGTCACGGCCGAGACCGGACCCTGGGGCATCCCGAACCCGGTGCAAGACCTGCTGACGCTCTCGACGAGCGTCATCATCGAGTCGCTGCCGTTCATCATGCTCGGCATCGTGCTCTCGGTGCTCGTGCAGGTGTGGATCCCCGAGAGCTGGCTGCTGCGCATCCTGCCGCGCAACCCGTGGGGTCGGCGCGCGGTCATCTCGCTCTTCGGCATGTTCCTGCCCGTGTGCGAGTGCGGCAACGTGCCGCTCGCGCGCGGGCTCGTGCGGCGCGGGTTCACGGTGCCCGAGTCGATGACGTTCCTCATCGCCGCCCCCATCCTCAATCCGGTGACCATCATCACGACGCACCAGGCGTTCGGGTTCGACGACGGCATCCTCATCGCGCGACTGCTCGGCGGCTTCGCCATCGCCAACATCCTCGGGTGGCTGTTCAGCAAGCACCCGCAGCCCATGAGCCTGCTGAGCGGGCGGTTCGCCGAAGAGTGCCGCCTCGACGACGGCCACGGGCACGACCGCACCCGGCGCGAGCAGAGTCTCGACCTGTTCGTGCGCGAGTCGAGCATCCTGATGCCGGCGCTCGTCATCGGCTCGCTCATCGCCGGCGCGATCCAGGTCATCGTGCCGCGCGACGTGCTCGTCGCCCTCGGCAGCGACCCCCTCTACAGCGTGCTCGCGATGATGGTGCTCGCGTTCATCATCTCGGTGTGCTCGAACGTCGACGCCTTCTTCATCCTGCCCTTCGCCTCGACCTTCCTGCCCGGCTCGATCGTGACCTTCCTCGTCTTCGGCCCCATCGTCGACATCAAGATGCTCGCGCTCATGCGCACGACCTACTCGACCCGCACGCTCGTGCAGCTGACGACGATCGTCGCGCTGCTGAGCCTCGCCCTCGGACTGGTGGTGAACTACCTTGCCTGA
- the obgE gene encoding GTPase ObgE, whose amino-acid sequence MATFVDRVTLHLRAGNGGHGCVSVRREKFKPLAGPDGGNGGDGGDIVLVAAAIETTLLGYHRRPHRSSDNGGPGMGDNRSGFTGTDLELPVPIGTVVRDADGTELADLTEPGMRIVVAPGGQGGLGNAALATTKRKAPGFALLGTEGWEGDIVLELKTVADVALVGYPSAGKSSLIAAISAAKPKIADYPFTTLHPNLGVVESGESRFTVADVPGLIEGASEGKGLGLEFLRHVERCSALLHVLDCATLEPGRDPISDLEIILTELAAYPVPEGQTPLLERPQLVALNKVDVPEGRDLAELVRPELEARGYRVFEISAVSREGLRPLTFALAELVEADRTAKAAEAVTRERIVLRPRAVNTEDFRIVVEGGSDGNLYRILGAKPERWVQQTDFRNDEAVGYLADRLAKLGIEDKLFTAGAVAGATVVIGPGDGVVFDWEPTLTSAAELMTAPRGTDPRLDALNRPSTSQRRQSYYERMDAKTAARAELEAERIAERDASRWNDEEGDD is encoded by the coding sequence ATGGCGACGTTCGTCGACCGTGTGACCCTTCACCTGCGCGCGGGAAACGGCGGCCACGGCTGCGTCTCGGTGCGGCGTGAGAAGTTCAAGCCCCTCGCGGGCCCCGATGGCGGCAACGGCGGCGACGGCGGCGACATCGTGCTCGTCGCGGCCGCCATCGAGACCACCCTGCTCGGCTACCACCGCCGGCCGCACCGCTCGAGCGACAACGGCGGCCCCGGCATGGGCGACAACCGCTCGGGCTTCACGGGCACAGACCTCGAACTGCCTGTGCCCATCGGCACGGTCGTGCGCGACGCCGACGGCACCGAGCTCGCCGACCTGACCGAGCCCGGCATGCGCATCGTCGTCGCTCCCGGCGGCCAAGGCGGCCTCGGCAACGCGGCGCTCGCCACCACGAAGCGCAAGGCGCCCGGTTTCGCGCTGCTCGGCACCGAGGGCTGGGAGGGCGACATCGTCCTCGAGCTCAAGACGGTCGCCGACGTCGCGCTCGTCGGCTACCCGAGCGCCGGTAAGTCGAGCCTCATCGCGGCCATCTCCGCGGCCAAGCCCAAGATCGCCGACTACCCCTTCACGACCCTGCACCCCAACCTGGGCGTCGTCGAGTCGGGCGAAAGCCGCTTCACCGTCGCCGATGTTCCCGGCCTCATCGAGGGCGCGAGCGAAGGCAAGGGGCTGGGCCTCGAATTCCTGCGCCACGTCGAGCGCTGCAGCGCGCTGCTGCACGTGCTCGACTGCGCCACGCTCGAGCCGGGCCGCGACCCCATCAGCGACCTCGAGATCATCCTCACCGAGCTCGCCGCGTATCCCGTCCCCGAAGGTCAGACGCCCCTGCTCGAGCGCCCCCAGCTCGTGGCGCTCAACAAGGTCGACGTGCCCGAGGGGCGCGACCTCGCCGAGCTCGTGCGCCCCGAGCTCGAAGCGCGCGGCTACCGCGTCTTCGAGATCAGCGCCGTCAGCCGTGAGGGCCTGCGTCCGCTCACGTTCGCACTCGCCGAGCTCGTCGAGGCCGATCGCACAGCGAAGGCCGCCGAGGCGGTGACGCGCGAGCGCATCGTGCTGCGTCCGCGCGCGGTCAACACCGAAGACTTCCGCATCGTCGTCGAGGGCGGCAGCGACGGCAACCTCTACCGCATCCTCGGCGCCAAGCCCGAGCGCTGGGTGCAGCAGACCGACTTCCGCAACGACGAGGCCGTCGGCTACCTCGCCGACCGGCTTGCCAAGCTGGGCATCGAAGACAAGCTCTTCACGGCCGGTGCCGTTGCCGGCGCCACCGTCGTCATCGGGCCTGGCGACGGCGTCGTCTTCGACTGGGAGCCGACGCTCACGAGCGCGGCCGAGCTCATGACGGCCCCGCGCGGCACCGACCCGCGCCTCGATGCGCTCAACCGGCCGTCGACGAGCCAGCGTCGCCAGAGCTACTACGAGCGCATGGACGCCAAGACCGCGGCTCGAGCCGAGCTCGAGGCCGAGCGCATTGCTGAGCGGGATGCGAGCAGGTGGAACGACGAGGAGGGCGATGACTGA